TCAGCGGCGACCGTGGCCATGTCGTAGCCGGTGGCCGGCGCGTCGCTGGCGCCATGGCCGCGCAGGTCGAGGGTGGTGACCGCGTGGCCTCGGTCCGCGAGGTGGCCGGCCACGGCGGCCCAGAGGGCCCGGCACGACGCCAGGCCGTGCACGAGCAGGAACGCCGGGCCCGACCCGTCCCAGACGCTGGCCTCCAGGGCCACGCCCCCGTCGACGGTCACGCGCGTCGTCAGGGGCATCTGGCGAGGGTACCGACGCCGGCCGTCCTAGCGTTGCTGGTGATGAGCGACGCACCCGAGTATCGACAGCCGAGGTTCACCCCGCCGCCGGGGGCCTGCGAGCTCCTGCTCGTGCGCCACGGGGAGTCGGCGCCCGCCCGGCCCGAGCGGCCCTTTCCGCTCGTCGACGGCCACGGCGACCCGCCCCTCGACCCCAACGGGGTGGCCCAGGCCGAGCTGGTGGCCGACCGGCTGATCGCCTCGGGCGAGGAGATCGCCGCCATCTACGTCACCAGCCTGCGGCGGACCCACGAGACGGCGGCGCCCCTCGCCGGACGCCTCGGTCTCGAGGTTCGGGTGGAGCGCGACCTGCGCGAGGTCCACCTCGGCGAGTGGGAGGGCGGCGAGTTCCGGCGGCGCGTCGCCGAGGGCGACCCCGTCGCGGTCCGGATGATGGCCGAGCAGCGGTGGGACGTCATCCCCGGCGCCGAGCCGGCCGAGGTGTTCGCGGCTCGTGTCGAGGCCGGCATCGGAAGGATCGCTGCTGCTCACCCGGACCAGACCGTCGCCGTGTTCGTCCACGGTGGAGTCATCGGCCAGGCCATCGCCCTGGCGTCGGGTGCCGCCCGGGGCTTTGCCTTCGTCGGCTCCGACAACGGCTCGATCTCTCACCTGGTGGTCACGCGCGACCGCTGGATCGTGCGGTGCTTCAACGACACCTCGCACCTCTCGCCCACCTTCAGCGCGGCCCCCGAGCCGCCCACCTGACCGGCCGAGCGATGTCGCCACGGTCGAGGTGGCGGGCCGTGCGGGCCATCGGACGCCGGCGGCTGCGGGCGTGGCGCATGGCGGCGCGGAACCGCTCGAGCGGCTCGACGTGCTTCTACTGTGGCGTGGCCTTCGAGGGGGAGGGATCTCGGCGGCGCACCGTGGACCACCGGGTCCCGCGGGCGCTCGGCGGCACCGACGGCCTGGCCAACCTGGTCTTCGCCTGCACCGCCTGCAACCAGCGCAAGGCTGACAGTGCCGAGGACGACTTCTCCGCATCGGACTGGCTGGCAGCCCGCCGTCGGGACGTGGGGCCACCACCGAGGTAGCGACACGGCGCGTGTCGGTACCCACGGTCCGTGCAGGAAACGGGGGGTGCGACGCCGAACCGTCTGTGCATCGACACGCCCCGTCGCCCCGTCGTCTTTGTCGTCGCCCTCGTCGCCCTCCTCGCAGCGTCCGGCGCCGGTGCCGCCCGTGCCGCGTCGCCCGGCGACGAAGCCGGCTTCGTCGCCCGCGCCAACCAGGAGCGCACCGCCCGGGGCCTGATCTCCCTGGCCGTCGCCGACGACCTCCGCGTGGTCGCCCGCCGCCACGCCCAGCGCATGGTCGACCGGGACGAGCTCTACCACAACCCCAACCTCGGTTCCGAGGTCGAGGGGTGGGACGTGGTGGCCGAGAACGTAGGGGTCGGCAGCGAGATCCAGGGCATCCACGACGCCTTCATGGCCTCACCGACCCACCGCGACGTCATCCTGAGGCCCGACCTCGAGGAGGTGGGCGTGGGCGTGGTGCGCACCGACGACGGCCGCATCTGGGTGGTCGAGGTGTTCCGCCGGCCATCGGCTCCGCCATTCCGGGCAGCAGCCGCGTCGCCACCGGTCGCCGCCCAGCCGTCGACCGGTCCGCCGCCCCAACCCGAGCCGTCCCCATCGCCGCCGGCCGATTCCACCGTCCCCGATCCTGGCTCCAAGGCTGGCGGGGCGCTCGCCGAGGAACACACCCCCCAGCCGACCGCCGGGCTGGCGCTGGCCGAGGGCATCGTGCAGGCGGGGTGGCCCGGTCCCGGCGGCTCCGCCGGCACGGTCGTGCTGTCGGCCGGCCGGGCCCTCCCCGCGACCCCGGCCGGGGGCGCGCCGCTCTCTGGCATCGTGGCCGCCCTCTGCCTCGCCCTGGTGGTGGGCCTCCCCGGCCTGGTGCTGCTGCGCCTGGGGCTCGTCGCCCTGCCCCGGTGGCCCGAGCGACGGTTGGTCACCTCC
The sequence above is a segment of the Acidimicrobiales bacterium genome. Coding sequences within it:
- a CDS encoding histidine phosphatase family protein, yielding MSDAPEYRQPRFTPPPGACELLLVRHGESAPARPERPFPLVDGHGDPPLDPNGVAQAELVADRLIASGEEIAAIYVTSLRRTHETAAPLAGRLGLEVRVERDLREVHLGEWEGGEFRRRVAEGDPVAVRMMAEQRWDVIPGAEPAEVFAARVEAGIGRIAAAHPDQTVAVFVHGGVIGQAIALASGAARGFAFVGSDNGSISHLVVTRDRWIVRCFNDTSHLSPTFSAAPEPPT
- a CDS encoding HNH endonuclease signature motif containing protein; amino-acid sequence: MRAIGRRRLRAWRMAARNRSSGSTCFYCGVAFEGEGSRRRTVDHRVPRALGGTDGLANLVFACTACNQRKADSAEDDFSASDWLAARRRDVGPPPR
- a CDS encoding CAP domain-containing protein — protein: MQETGGATPNRLCIDTPRRPVVFVVALVALLAASGAGAARAASPGDEAGFVARANQERTARGLISLAVADDLRVVARRHAQRMVDRDELYHNPNLGSEVEGWDVVAENVGVGSEIQGIHDAFMASPTHRDVILRPDLEEVGVGVVRTDDGRIWVVEVFRRPSAPPFRAAAASPPVAAQPSTGPPPQPEPSPSPPADSTVPDPGSKAGGALAEEHTPQPTAGLALAEGIVQAGWPGPGGSAGTVVLSAGRALPATPAGGAPLSGIVAALCLALVVGLPGLVLLRLGLVALPRWPERRLVTSRSQRWETARGRRGAPTRA